Proteins from a genomic interval of Phocoena phocoena chromosome 20, mPhoPho1.1, whole genome shotgun sequence:
- the LOC136140817 gene encoding ras GTPase-activating protein-binding protein 1-like, producing the protein MVMEKPSPLLVGREFVRQYYTLLNQAPDMLHRFYGKNSSYVHAGLDSNGKPADAVYGQKEIHRKVMSQNFTNCHTKIRHVDAHATLNDRVVVQVMGLLSNNTQALRRFMQTFVLAPESSVENKFYVHNDIFRYQDEVFGGFVSEPEEESEEVEEAEERQQTPEVVPDDSGTFYDQTVSSDLEEHLEEPVAEPEPDPEPEPEQEPVSEVQEEKSEPVLEETAPEDAQKSSSPVPADIAQTVQKDLRTFSWTSVTSKNLPPSGAIPVTGIPPHAVKVPASQPRPESKPQSQIPPQRPQRDQRVREQRINVPLQGFPGGATGPRPVCEAGEQGDVEPQRIVRHPDNHQLFISNLPHEVDKSELQDFFQNYGNVVELCINSSGKLPNFGFIVFDDSEPVQKVLSNRSNMFRGEVCLNVEEKKTQTVREGDRRDNCLRGPGGPQGGLGGGMTGTP; encoded by the exons ATGGTTATGGAGAAGCCTAGTCCCCTGCTGGTCGGGCGGGAATTTGTGAGACAGTATTACACACTGCTGAACCAGGCCCCAGACATGCTACACAGATTTTATGGAAAGAACTCTTCTTATGTCCATGCGGGATTGGATTCTAATGGAAAGCCAGCAGATGCAGTCTATGGACAGAAAGAAATCCATAGGAAAGTGATGTCACAAAACTTCACCAATTGCCACACTAAGATCCGTCATGTCGATGCTCATGCCACTCTGAATGACCGTGTGGTGGTCCAGGTGATGGGCTTGCTCTCTAATAACACCCAGGCTTTAAGGAGATTCATGCAGACCTTTGTCCTTGCTCCTGAGAGCTCTGTTGAAAATAAGTTCTATGTTCACAATGATATCTTCAGATACCAAGATGAGGTCTTTGGTGGCTTTGTCTCTGAGCCTGAGGAAGAATCTGAAGAAGTAGAGGAAGCTGAAGAAAGACAGCAGACACCTGAGGTGGTACCTGATGATTCTGGAACTTTCTATGATCAAACTGTCAGCAGTGACTTAGAAGAACATTTAGAAGAACCTGTTGCTGAACCAGAGCCTGATCCTGAACCAGAACCGGAGCAAGAACCTGTGTCTGAAGTCCAAGAGGAAAAGTCTGAGCCAGTATTGGAAGAAACTGCTCCTGAGGATGCTCAGAAGAGTTCTTCTCCAGTGCCTGCAGACATAGCCCAGACAGTGCAGAAGGACTTGAGAACCTTTTCTTGGACATCTGTGACCAGCAAGAACCTTCCACCCAGTGGAGCTATTCCAGTTACTGGGATACCACCTCATGCTGTTAAAGTACCAGCTTCACAGCCTCGTCCGGAGTCTAAGCCTCAATCTCAAATTCCACCGCAGAGGCCTCAGAGGGATCAAAGGGTTCGAGAACAGCGAATAAATGTtcctctccagggcttccctggtggcgca ACGGGACCTAGACCAGTCTGTGAGGCTGGTGAGCAAGGTGATGTTGAACCCCAAAGAATCGTGAGACACCCTGACAATCACCAGCTCTTTATCAGCAACCTGCCTCATGAGGTGGACAAATCAGAGcttcaagatttttttcaaaattatgggAATGTGGTGGAGCTGTGTATTAACAGCAGTGGGAAATTACCCAATTTTGGGTTCATTGTGTTTGATGATTCTGAGCCTGTTCAGAAGGTGCTTAGCAACAGGTCCAACATGTTCAGAGGTGAGGTCTGCCTGAATGTGGAAGAAAAGAAGACTCAAACCGTCCGGGAAGGGGATCGTCGAGATAACTGCCTGCGGGGACCTGGAGGCCCTCAAGGTGGGCTCGGTGGTGGGATGACAGGCACCCCCTGA
- the SLC7A6OS gene encoding probable RNA polymerase II nuclear localization protein SLC7A6OS, whose protein sequence is MEAGMTAVLRVKRKRSAEPAEALVLACKRLCSSAVESGAQKTPPEDLERAAENNVFQLVATVRSQEEPVQPLVRAALRPSQGSQQRIRRHLRASAREIQQNGRYRVVSSRRSSGIPSGGLGSEDAPGSPEAAEDAGFQLLDLVHEEGDPEAAAISCKTSDPDVILCNSVELIRERLTVSEDGPRVGYQEEQKDTYVYDIYYLDMATPGWIENILSVQPYSQEWELVNDDQQPEDIYEDEDDENSENNWRNEYPEEENSNGDEDSRVSDDYNSLSEEEGDNRGPQMWSKYPLDVQKEFGYDSPHDLDSD, encoded by the exons ATGGAGGCCGGCATGACAGCGGTCCTCCGCGTGAAGCGGAAACGCAGTGCGGAGCCCGCTGAGGCGCTTGTCCTTGCTTGTAAACGCCTTTGCTCCAGCGCAGTTGAGTCGGGAGCCCAAAAGACACCTCCGGAGGATCTGGAGAGAGCAGCAGAAAATAATGTCTTCCAGTTGGTGGCCACCGTGCGCTCCCAG GAGGAGCCAGTACAGCCGCTCGTGCGAGCCGCCCTGCGCCCGTCCCAGGGCAGCCAGCAGCGTATCCGCCGTCATCTCCGTGCGTCGGCTCGGGAGATCCAGCAGAACGGCCGCTACAGGGTAGTCTCTAGCCGCCGATCCTCGGGAATTCCTTCGGGCGGCTTGGGGTCCGAGGACGCGCCGGGAAGCCCAGAAGCCGCCGAGGACGCAGGCTTCCAGCTGTTGGACCTGGTCCACGAGGAAGGAGACCCAGAGGCCGCCGCGATCTCCTGCAAA ACATCTGACCCAGATGTGATCCTCTGCAATTCTGTAGAGTTGATCCGTGAGCGGTTGACTGTATCTGAAGATGGACCAAGAGTTGGGTACCAGGAGGAACAGAAGGACACCTATGTGTATGACATTTACTATTTGGACATGGCCACTCCAGGATGGATTGAGAACATCCTCTCTGTGCAGCCCTATAGCCAAGAGTGGGAGTTG GTGAATGATGACCAACAACCAGAGGACATTTATGAAGATGAAGATGATGAGAACAGTGAGAATAATTGGCGCAATGAGTACCCAGAGGAGGAGAACAGTAACGGAGATGAAGATTCCAGAG TCTCTGATGATTACAACAGCCTCAGTGAAGAAGAAGGAGACAACAGAGGACCACAGATGTGGAGCAAATACCCTTTGGATGTGCAGAAGGAATTTGGCTATGACAGCCCCCATGACCTGGATTCAGACTAA
- the LOC136141399 gene encoding COMM domain-containing protein 6, whose protein sequence is MEGCSEPQLDAKAKVTNQLIDFQWKLGMAVSSDSCRSLKYPYVAVMLKAADHSGQVKNKSFEMTIPQFQNF, encoded by the coding sequence ATGGAGGGGTGTAGTGAGCCACAGCTGGATGCTAAGGCCAAGGTCACCAACCAGCTCATAGATTTTCAGTGGAAGCTGGGTATGGCTGTGAGCTCAGACAGCTGCAGATCACTTAAGTACCCTTATGTTGCAGTGATGCTCAAAGCGGCAGATCATTCAGGCCAAGTAAAGAACAAGTCCTTCGAAATGACAATTCCACAGTTTCAGAATTTCTAG